The genomic segment CCTAATTGAATACACAAAAACCTAAGTGACGCACATAAAACCTAAATGCGATGCAGAAAACCTAAATGCGATGCAGAAAACCTAAACGCGACACATAAAACCTAAATGCGATAAATGTAGAAGAGTAAGGTTTGACCTCGATGAAGTATCCGGTGCCAACGTCGATCAAAACGTGGGTGGAGTCGTGGAGAGTGGCTGGGACGTAGAGGGAGGCGGTGAGGGGGACGAGGATTTGGCTGGCGGGAGGGCGGACGGCAAGGTCGTTGAGGGCGGAGGAAGCGATCTCGAGGCGAGTGGTGGCGCTGCGAATGTTGTTGAGACTGTCTTGCAGAAGATTCACTTCCAGATCGCTCTGTTCTTTCACCGCCTTTAACTGCTCCACGCTCATCCTCTCCAAACCCATCGAACCACTCTTCCAAGAACCCATTCAACTCTCTCTCGAACGCAACTCCTTCAATTCGATTCGATTTGATTTCGATAGCAATTCGCAACACCTCAACTCAACCCACACCTACAAAACCTCTTCAAggtattaattattatttagtgTGATAAATAATATcagagaaaaaattattatttggtgTGATAAATAATATCAGAGAAAAGTTAAATCTcctgttaaagaatataatttaaagaaactTTCTTTCAAGAATTGcatatgaaatttaattttcgtACTAAATGTATATGTCATATTatcatttaagtttatttaaaaatatctcaaatttttataactttaattttttattatttaatgatagGTCTTTACCTTATTACAGGAGATTATAAACAATGTTTCTCTAATTTATAGCTTCATAAACATTTaccttttatttgaatttttaaaatgcataaagcattattttatttctattataatgatattaaaGTATATCTGACAATAGTAGTTGAAAACTTAAATGTTATCCAAAGGTTGAAAAGAAACACACTACTTAGTAATTGAGAAGGgttgtatataaaattaataatatcacATTAGAAGTCTCTTTTAcgaatatgaatatatatatatatatatatatatatatatatatatatatatatatatatatatatattctaggAAACtattaagttataattattcttgttcaaaatttaagtatataattttgttttaactagtcaaaataattttaactgattaaaattatcatatcaataaaaataagtttctttctctttctaaatatgaaataaataaaacttaaacatGCATCAAATTTTTCGAACTACTAATctgaaaaacattttattgaattttctcaataaaaaatatgtcaTCAAAATTATAAGTTAATCTTATTATGTTGAAAactatagttatttattttttacaaggATCGTTAAAATATGTGAAGATAATTTTGTTCCATAAATCTCTTTACTTATATTGATCTTAACTAGATTTGTTGTCAAAAGACATTTTATGGCGAAGTAAATAAGTTTATAAGTtcataaatatagataaaatatatattatttagttatcTAACTTCTTAGTTCggt from the Vigna angularis cultivar LongXiaoDou No.4 chromosome 3, ASM1680809v1, whole genome shotgun sequence genome contains:
- the LOC108324309 gene encoding prefoldin subunit 5 — translated: MGSWKSGSMGLERMSVEQLKAVKEQSDLEVNLLQDSLNNIRSATTRLEIASSALNDLAVRPPASQILVPLTASLYVPATLHDSTHVLIDVGTGYFIEKTMDEGKDYCERKINLLKSNFEQLVEVASKKKNVADEAGVILQAKMKQLASSS